A genomic segment from Chitinophagaceae bacterium encodes:
- a CDS encoding DUF1905 domain-containing protein — protein MKLAFETRLLKFGKMGEKTGWTYFNIPAALAHKIAPATKKSFRVKGKIDKMEIRQSSLLPIGDGNYILPVNGAMRKTLNKKNGDKIQVVLQLDKEEIKINSLLLDCLADEPEALKQFNAMPKSHQKYYSKWIESAKTEPTKIKRIALAVSTLAQKMNYSEMIQSQQAGKK, from the coding sequence ATGAAGCTGGCTTTTGAAACTAGGTTATTAAAGTTTGGTAAAATGGGAGAAAAAACCGGCTGGACCTATTTTAATATACCCGCAGCCCTTGCCCATAAAATTGCACCAGCAACAAAAAAATCTTTTAGGGTAAAAGGAAAAATTGATAAAATGGAAATTCGGCAATCATCCCTTTTGCCCATAGGTGATGGTAATTATATTCTTCCGGTAAATGGCGCAATGCGAAAAACCCTCAACAAAAAAAACGGAGATAAAATACAAGTGGTTTTACAGTTAGATAAAGAAGAAATAAAAATAAATTCGCTTTTACTCGATTGCCTGGCCGATGAACCGGAAGCCTTAAAACAATTTAATGCCATGCCCAAATCGCATCAAAAATATTATTCCAAATGGATTGAAAGTGCAAAAACAGAACCTACAAAAATAAAACGTATTGCCCTTGCGGTGAGTACACTTGCCCAAAAAATGAATTATTCGGAGATGATACAGTCGCAGCAGGCAGGTAAAAAATAA
- a CDS encoding HAMP domain-containing histidine kinase: MAVTVQLRSGAQNLSGICRFFVSVIIIRFLFIAYFYLMFSQLFNWRIGLAAAAIAIVVASLYLSDFLAKKIALDERRKIEQWVEAVKEVGSNMVQTNLTGRILIENSKDIPIIVVTEKDSILDHQNLDSASISKDPSYINKKLREFKNINKPIIWKNPFNTKQNNFVYYGQSKLLKQIRYFPLVQLLVVSLFIGVILYAIQTRNKSTQNQVWAGMAKETAHQLGTPLSSLQGWVEMLKESNGNEKIALEMSKDVERLKLVSDRFGKIGSTPHLEEENLVKQVESMIAYIKRRTPEKVNFSLNVHQQTHIPAMINAPLFDWVIENLLKNALDAMDGHGKIDIEIKNEISQVIIDVKDSGKGISKANAAKVFKPGFTTKMRGWGLGLSLSKRIIEQYHKGELYVKHSEPGKGTTFRIVLKK; this comes from the coding sequence ATGGCCGTAACGGTTCAACTCCGTTCCGGGGCACAAAATTTAAGCGGCATATGCCGCTTTTTTGTTTCCGTCATTATTATTCGCTTCCTTTTTATTGCTTATTTTTATTTAATGTTTTCTCAACTTTTTAACTGGAGAATTGGGCTTGCTGCTGCAGCCATAGCCATTGTTGTGGCAAGTTTATATTTATCTGATTTTTTGGCAAAAAAAATAGCGCTGGATGAAAGAAGAAAAATTGAACAATGGGTTGAAGCTGTTAAGGAAGTAGGTTCAAATATGGTGCAAACCAATTTAACCGGGAGGATATTAATTGAAAACAGTAAAGACATACCTATAATTGTTGTTACTGAAAAAGACAGCATCCTGGATCATCAAAATTTAGATAGCGCATCAATTTCCAAAGACCCTTCTTATATAAATAAAAAACTACGTGAGTTTAAAAACATTAATAAACCCATAATATGGAAAAACCCTTTTAACACAAAGCAAAATAATTTTGTTTATTATGGCCAGTCAAAATTGTTAAAGCAAATCCGTTATTTTCCCCTGGTTCAATTACTTGTGGTTTCCTTGTTTATTGGTGTGATTTTATATGCTATTCAAACCCGTAATAAAAGTACACAAAACCAGGTATGGGCAGGCATGGCAAAAGAAACTGCCCATCAGCTTGGCACCCCGTTAAGTTCTTTGCAGGGTTGGGTAGAAATGCTCAAAGAGTCAAACGGTAACGAAAAAATTGCTTTAGAAATGAGCAAAGATGTAGAAAGGCTTAAATTGGTTAGCGACAGGTTTGGAAAAATAGGAAGCACACCGCACCTTGAAGAAGAAAACCTGGTGAAGCAGGTAGAAAGTATGATTGCTTATATTAAAAGAAGAACACCGGAAAAAGTAAATTTTTCGCTTAATGTGCATCAGCAAACCCATATACCGGCAATGATTAATGCGCCACTATTTGACTGGGTGATAGAAAATTTATTGAAAAATGCCCTGGATGCCATGGATGGCCATGGAAAAATTGATATTGAAATTAAAAATGAAATTTCACAGGTAATAATTGATGTAAAGGATAGTGGTAAAGGTATAAGCAAGGCTAACGCAGCAAAAGTTTTTAAACCGGGCTTTACTACAAAAATGCGGGGTTGGGGCCTTGGCCTTTCATTAAGTAAACGCATTATAGAGCAATACCATAAAGGTGAATTGTATGTAAAGCACAGCGAGCCGGGCAAAGGAACCACATTTAGGATTGTATTAAAAAAATAA